From the Prunus dulcis chromosome 4, ALMONDv2, whole genome shotgun sequence genome, one window contains:
- the LOC117624094 gene encoding 2-oxoisovalerate dehydrogenase subunit alpha 2, mitochondrial isoform X1 produces the protein MHQWMRKSGTIVNHFKSLLLVTNNLSSWRSYSFVKRSQFAASFAHNLPVADRDFINSSTHFCPRRFESVKSEKMANNVDDNQALELPEGKVKFTPKLRFISETADERECCYRVLDENGNQISSSNYVEYREAGVLLWRGFTIQEFANQCFSNKADYGKGRQMPIHYGSNKHNYVTVASTVATQLPQAVGAAYSLKMEKQDACAIAYVGDGGTSEGDFHAALNFAAVTDAPVIFFCRNNGWAISTPTSDQFRSDGVVVKGRAYGVRSIRVDGNDALAVYSAVHAARDMAIREQRPILIEALTYRVGHHSTSDDSTKYRPVKEIEWWKMEQDPVTRFRNWMENNSWWSDKAESEARNSARKQILHAIQEAEKVDKPPVADIFTDVYDSPPSHLCEQEKLLREAIKRHPQDYPSDVPL, from the exons ATGCATCAATGGATGAGGAAATCAGGGACCATTGTCAACCATTTCAAATCTCTGCTTTTGGTTACCAACAATCTCAGCTCTTGGAGGAGTTACTCGTTTGTTAAAAGATCTCAATTTGCTGCTTCATTTGCTCACAATCTCCCAGTCGCTGATAGAGATTTCATCAATTCATCAACCCATTTCTGCCCCCGTCGCTTTGAATCCGTGAAATCAGAAAAGATGGCGAATAATGTTGATGACAATCAG GCTTTAGAGCTTCCAGAAGGAAAGGTGAAATTCACTCCTAAATTGAGGTTCATATCTGAGACGGCCGATGAGCGGGAATGCTGCTATCGGGTCCTTGATGAAAATGGAAACCAAATTTCATCCAGCAACTATGTAGAG TACAGGGAGGCCGGAGTGTTATTATGGCGTGGTTTCACTATACAAGAATTTGCAAACCAGTGTTTCAGTAACAAAGCTGATTATGGGAAAGGCCGGCAGATGCCAATCCATTACGGGTCTAACAAGCACAATTATGTCACTGTAGCCTCAACTGTGGC TACACAACTACCGCAAGCTGTTGGTGCTGCGTATTCCTTAAAGATGGAAAAACAAGATGCATGTGCAATTGCGTATGTTGGTGATGGTGGCACTAGCGAG GGCGATTTCCATGCTGCATTGAATTTTGCGGCTGTTACAGACGCTCCGGTTATATTTTTCTGTCGGAACAATGGATGGGCTATCAGTACACCTACTTCAGACCAGTTTCGGA GTGATGGTGTTGTTGTCAAAGGTCGGGCTTATGGAGTTCGAAGCATCCGAGTAGATGGTAATGATGCACTTGCCGTGTATAGTGCAGTTCATGCAGCACGTGACATGGCTATCAGAGAACAGAGACCAATCTTAATTGAg GCATTAACATATCGAGTGGGACACCATTCCACCTCAGATGATTCGACCAAGTATCGTCCAGTCAAAGAGATTGAATGGTGGAAAATGGAACAAGACCCTGTAACCCGATTTAGAAATTGGATGGAAAACAACAGTTGGTGGAGTGATAAGGCAGAATCAGAGGCTAGAAACAGTGCGAGAAAGCAG ATATTACATGCAATCCAAGAAGCAGAGAAAGTTGACAAACCTCCAGTTGCTGACATTTTCACAGATGTATATGATTCTCCCCCTTCCCATCTCTGTGAGCAGGAGAAATTGCTAAGAGAGGCGATTAAAAGACACCCCCAGGATTACCCATCTGATGTTCCTCTCTGA
- the LOC117624094 gene encoding 2-oxoisovalerate dehydrogenase subunit alpha 2, mitochondrial isoform X2: protein MHQWMRKSGTIVNHFKSLLLVTNNLSSWRSYSFVKRSQFAASFAHNLPVADRDFINSSTHFCPRRFESVKSEKMANNVDDNQALELPEGKVKFTPKLRFISETADERECCYRVLDENGNQISSSNYVEVSREVAIKMYIDMVTLQTMDTIFYEAQRQGRISFYVTAAGEEAINIASAAALKIDDIVFPQYREAGVLLWRGFTIQEFANQCFSNKADYGKGRQMPIHYGSNKHNYVTVASTVATQLPQAVGAAYSLKMEKQDACAIAYVGDGGTSEGDFHAALNFAAVTDAPVIFFCRNNGWAISTPTSDQFRSDGVVVKGRAYGVRSIRVDGNDALAVYSAVHAARDMAIREQRPILIEALTYRVGHHSTSDDSTKYRPVKEIEWWKMEQDPVTRFRNWMENNSWWSDKAESEARNSARKQILHAIQEAEKVDKPPVADIFTDVYDSPPSHLCEQEKLLREAIKRHPQDYPSDVPL from the exons ATGCATCAATGGATGAGGAAATCAGGGACCATTGTCAACCATTTCAAATCTCTGCTTTTGGTTACCAACAATCTCAGCTCTTGGAGGAGTTACTCGTTTGTTAAAAGATCTCAATTTGCTGCTTCATTTGCTCACAATCTCCCAGTCGCTGATAGAGATTTCATCAATTCATCAACCCATTTCTGCCCCCGTCGCTTTGAATCCGTGAAATCAGAAAAGATGGCGAATAATGTTGATGACAATCAG GCTTTAGAGCTTCCAGAAGGAAAGGTGAAATTCACTCCTAAATTGAGGTTCATATCTGAGACGGCCGATGAGCGGGAATGCTGCTATCGGGTCCTTGATGAAAATGGAAACCAAATTTCATCCAGCAACTATGTAGAG GTCAGTAGAGAAGTCGCTATAAAAATGTACATCGACATGGTTACTCTCCAGACAATGGACACCATTTTCTATGAAGCACAAAGGCAAGGAAGGATTTCCTTCTATGTGACCGCAGCTGGAGAAGAGGCCATCAATATTGCATCTGCTGCCGCACTCAAAATTGACGACATTGTCTTTCCTCAG TACAGGGAGGCCGGAGTGTTATTATGGCGTGGTTTCACTATACAAGAATTTGCAAACCAGTGTTTCAGTAACAAAGCTGATTATGGGAAAGGCCGGCAGATGCCAATCCATTACGGGTCTAACAAGCACAATTATGTCACTGTAGCCTCAACTGTGGC TACACAACTACCGCAAGCTGTTGGTGCTGCGTATTCCTTAAAGATGGAAAAACAAGATGCATGTGCAATTGCGTATGTTGGTGATGGTGGCACTAGCGAG GGCGATTTCCATGCTGCATTGAATTTTGCGGCTGTTACAGACGCTCCGGTTATATTTTTCTGTCGGAACAATGGATGGGCTATCAGTACACCTACTTCAGACCAGTTTCGGA GTGATGGTGTTGTTGTCAAAGGTCGGGCTTATGGAGTTCGAAGCATCCGAGTAGATGGTAATGATGCACTTGCCGTGTATAGTGCAGTTCATGCAGCACGTGACATGGCTATCAGAGAACAGAGACCAATCTTAATTGAg GCATTAACATATCGAGTGGGACACCATTCCACCTCAGATGATTCGACCAAGTATCGTCCAGTCAAAGAGATTGAATGGTGGAAAATGGAACAAGACCCTGTAACCCGATTTAGAAATTGGATGGAAAACAACAGTTGGTGGAGTGATAAGGCAGAATCAGAGGCTAGAAACAGTGCGAGAAAGCAG ATATTACATGCAATCCAAGAAGCAGAGAAAGTTGACAAACCTCCAGTTGCTGACATTTTCACAGATGTATATGATTCTCCCCCTTCCCATCTCTGTGAGCAGGAGAAATTGCTAAGAGAGGCGATTAAAAGACACCCCCAGGATTACCCATCTGATGTTCCTCTCTGA